The Streptomyces uncialis genomic interval ATGGCGTCGAACCAGTCTGCGAGCGATCCACCGGAAAGATGGTAGGCGGCATTGTCGTCGGGGTCGTAGTCCGGACCGATCAGGCGCGTCCTGGTCGGCGTGTCGAGCCAGGTCCGCACTGGGGGTGGGCCATCGGCGCGCAGGTCCAGAAGATAGGCATCCAGCCCAGTTCCTCCGAGGACCGCGTCAGCGAACTCCGCCGGAGGGGGCAGGACCTGGTAGGGAGCCGTGCCGTGATGGAAGGTCAGGCCGATGGAGACATAGCCGGCCCCGAAGTACTCGCGGAGGTAGCTGCCCGCGTTCCGGTGTGTCATCGGCGGGGAAGAGGGAGAGACGGTCCGCGGATCGCCGTTGACGGTGTGCGCGATTCCGCCCAAGTAGACGATCCTGTCCGAGGTGTCTTCATGCCACTGGATGGTGCCCTCGGCCAGATTCCGCTCGATGCCGGCCAGGCCGTCGAGCGGGGAGGCCTGGCCCTGGGGAGAGCGGGCGGCGCCGGCGAACCGAACCGGGTCATCGGGGTGCAGACGGTTGAAGGAGCGCATCCAGTGGATGACGTCGAGGATCTCCTCGGTCTGCCAGAAGGACCGGGCCTCGGACAGCATCATCCGCGGGTCCCCCGTTCCGGTCCTGATGTACTCGTCGAGTCCGAGCCGTGACGCGTCGTCGCCTTCCAGCGCGAGTGAGCGGAATCCCAGTTCCTCGACCAGCAACCGGACGAGCCTGTGCGAGAGGGCGGACAGTTCGTGGGCCCCGCGGGCCGCGGCGCCGACGGCTACGACCTGGGCATCTCGCACGAGGTCGGCCACCGGTAGGAGATCGGTCAGCGGGGCTCGGGAATCGAACGTGGTGAGGCGATGGGCGTGCTGCC includes:
- a CDS encoding erythromycin esterase family protein; this translates as MSETVIEWIGQHAHRLTTFDSRAPLTDLLPVADLVRDAQVVAVGAAARGAHELSALSHRLVRLLVEELGFRSLALEGDDASRLGLDEYIRTGTGDPRMMLSEARSFWQTEEILDVIHWMRSFNRLHPDDPVRFAGAARSPQGQASPLDGLAGIERNLAEGTIQWHEDTSDRIVYLGGIAHTVNGDPRTVSPSSPPMTHRNAGSYLREYFGAGYVSIGLTFHHGTAPYQVLPPPAEFADAVLGGTGLDAYLLDLRADGPPPVRTWLDTPTRTRLIGPDYDPDDNAAYHLSGGSLADWFDAILHTQEVTPVRALS